In Frankiaceae bacterium, the genomic window CGCGGACCGTGCTCTTGCTGGCGAGCATGGAGCCGCCGACGACGTCGGGCTCCTCGGCGTACGCCGCGTGCCCTGGTCCGAGGAACGCGGCAGCCGCGGCCACCGCGACGGCGGCCGCGCGCAGGCGAACGCCGGCCGCACCCATGGCAACCGAGGATACCGGGTCGAACGCCGCGTTCCGAGCCTTTGGGGGCGGCGTGCGAGGATCAGGGCGTGGTGATGACCCGTCGCGTGTCCGCGTTCCTGCTCGCCGTCGGCGTCTGGACGTGGCTGATCTGGCCGAACTTCCTCAAGAACATCTGGAAGGACGACCGCTCCTTCGACGACGGCGCGACGTCGTTCTTCCTCATCCATCTGGTGCTGGTCGTGACGTCGCTGCTCATCGGCACGATCGTCGGCGCGATCGGGTGGCGTGGCCTGCGCGCGAGCCGCCGGGCCTCCGGTGCGGCCCGCGCGCAGCGCCAGTACGTCGCCAGCAGGGACTAGCAGATCCCTCCTGGCTACACCGGCACGCAGGGCGTCGCCGCGTTGGCGGTCCACGTCTGTGTGGTGCCGTGCAGGTACCACGTCGTCGTGCCGTCGGAGAACTGCGAGCACAGGTATCGCTGCGTCGACGCCGGCCAGACGTACGTGAAGTGCTGCGGCGGCATGAACGTCGAGCCGGTCGTGCCGGTGGCCGTGGCCCAGCCGCCGTTGAGGACGGCGTCGGAGTGCAACGCGGAACCGACCTTCAGCGTGCAGCGAAGCGTGCCGTTCTGGGCGATCGGGCCTCCGGACAGGGTGCCGATCATGCTGTCGGCCGGCGCCTCGGGGTTGAGGAGGTCCGGCCACGACACCTGCGAGCACGGCACGTCGAGCGCGGTGGGTGCCGACGCGGCGGCGTCGGTGGCGGGCAGGCTGAGCGCGGCGCACGCGAGCACGCCGACGAGGACACGGTTCATGCGGGTACCCCCTGTCGCCCGCGCGACGGAACCCGCGACCGCGGGTGTAGGGACCGTGCGCCGAGCGCGGCCAGGGTACCGCCGTCGGACCGGGCGGGAGAGCCCCGCCCCGAGCGATCACCTGTGTCCCTTCACATGCGGGCGAAAGGCAGTGCGGGCGAAAGGCCGGTAGACGGACACAGGTGATCGTCGGCGGTGGCGCTGCGCGGACGGGCGCTACGTGAACGAGCCCGTCACGGGTCGACCGGGGCGCACCGCACGGACCAGGACGACGTCACTGCGGCGTTCGCGAAGTCGGCCTCGCAGACCAGTGGCACGTCGTGCGGCGGCAGCGCCCAGTCCGAGCAGAGGCCGGCCGGGGTGAGCTCGGACGTTGTCGCGGTGCACGTCGCCTCGCTGGTCCCGCACGCGCTGCGCCCATCGACGCCGTTCGCCCCGGTGCCGACGGGGCTGACGACGTGCACGTTGACGAACGGGTCGTAGCAGGCCCACCCCGTCGTGCCCGGGTCCTCCTGGCCGGGCAGCGGGACGCACTCGGCCCTGGCGCTGGTGCTGCTCGGGAACGACGTGGCGCACGACCAGTTCGCCGGCCGGCTCGCCGCCGGGATCGGCGGAGTGAACACCAGGCCCTGGCCGGGCGCGTACGACCACGCGACACCGGTCACGGCGAAGCCGGCCGGCGGGAACGACGGACCCCACGTCGTGACGTCGCGCAGCGGCGTGACGACCGGCTCCAGCGCGTCGGTCGCGGGGGCGGTCGCGGGTTCGACGTCGCAGCCGGCGGTGGGGTCGGTGGACCAGGCCGGACCGGCCGCCGAGTAGTGGTACGTCACGCCGGTCTGGTCGGTGAACCGCGAGCAGACCAGTGCGGGCTCCCCGATGTACGACACGGTCGTCGGCGCGACCGTCGTCATGCCGTTGGTGCCGTTCACCGCAGCCGACGCGACGACCTGCGCGCCGACGACGACGACACAGGCGAGCGTGCCGTTCTGGAACACCGGGCCGCCGGCGAGAGTGCCGGTGTACGTCCCGTCCGGCGCTTCCGGAGTCGGGTCGAGGGCCGAGCTCAGCGCGCAGGGCCTGTCGAGCAGCGGGTCGGGCGGGGCGGCGTTCGCCGCCACCGGCGTGAGGAGCGTCGCGACGGCGAGCGCCGCGAGGACATGCCTTCTCATGGGAACCCCCTCCCCGGAGGGACGGGACGCGGCTGTGTGCGCGGTAGGGACCGTCTCCCGGTGGACGCCGACCGTAACGACGGCCCGCGCCATGATCAACCGCGAGAGGGAAACTGCTCGCGAAGGGATGCCGCGGCGTCAGACGCGGCGGAAGAGCAGGGCGCGCTTCACTTCCTGGATCGCCTTGGTGACCTCGATGCCGCGCGGGCACGCCTCGGTGCAGTTGAACGTCGTCCGGCAGCGCCAGACGCCTTCCTTGTCGTTGAGGATGTCCAGCCGCTCCTCGGCGCCGTCGTCGCGGCTGTCGAAGATGAAGCGGTGCGCGTTGACGATCGCGGCGGGCCCGAAGTACGCCTCGTCGGTCCAGTAGATCGGGCACGACGTCGTGCAGGCGGCGCAGAGGATGCACTTGGTGGTGTCGTCGAAGCGCTCGCGGTTCTCGGCGGTCTGGAGCCGCTCGCGGGTCGGCTCGGCGTCGCGGGTGATGAGGAACGGCTTCACCGACCGGTACGCCTCGAAGAACGGCTCCATGTCGACGAGCAGGTCCTTCTCGACCGGCAGGCCCTTGATC contains:
- a CDS encoding succinate dehydrogenase iron-sulfur subunit, which produces MDVTLKLRRFNPETDADPHWEEYVVPAEPTDRLLDLLHYVKWQIDGTLTFRRSCAHGICGSDAMRINGVNRLACKVLVKDLPDTVMVEPIKGLPVEKDLLVDMEPFFEAYRSVKPFLITRDAEPTRERLQTAENRERFDDTTKCILCAACTTSCPIYWTDEAYFGPAAIVNAHRFIFDSRDDGAEERLDILNDKEGVWRCRTTFNCTEACPRGIEVTKAIQEVKRALLFRRV